A genomic region of Gossypium hirsutum isolate 1008001.06 chromosome D01, Gossypium_hirsutum_v2.1, whole genome shotgun sequence contains the following coding sequences:
- the LOC107937471 gene encoding homeobox-leucine zipper protein HAT14: protein MELGLSLDGSSKPFSFLEKTPKLSSNDHLGFCLGLGRSQEKRDSLEAERRGNGGDLKRVSSDPHLQLHIRLPWLFDNLHETGLSKGRGRGLDVNRLPLVALAGEATVAHSSPNSAVSSFQMDFWFRNRNSRGKRDLDAETERGSSRASDDDEDDNGSSRKKLRLSKEQSAFLEENFKEHNNLNPKQKLALAKQLNLRPRQVEVVCLHFHGGWV, encoded by the exons atggAGTTGGGTTTGAGCTTGGATGGCTCCTCCAAGCCATTTTCGTTTCTAGAAAAAACCCCAAAGTTGTCAAGCAATGATCATCTAGGGTTTTGCCTGGGGCTCGGCAGATCACAAGAAAAAAGGGATTCTTTGGAAGCTGAAAGAAGAGGGAATGGTGGAGACCTCAAAAGAGTTTCTTCAGATCCTCATCTTCAGCTTCATATTCGCCTTCCATGGCTTTTTGATAATC TGCACGAAACGGGTTTATCAAAAGGACGGGGAAGAGGGTTAGACGTGAACCGGTTACCCTTGGTGGCGTTGGCGGGTGAAGCGACGGTGGCGCATTCGTCTCCGAACAGCGCGGTGTCGTCTTTTCAGATGGATTTTTGGTTTAGAAACAGAAACAGCAGAGGCAAGAGAGACTTGGACGCTGAAACCGAAAGGGGTAGCTCAAGAGCCagtgatgatgatgaagatgataacGGTTCAAGCCGGAAGAAACTCCGGCTTTCTAAAGaacaatcggctttccttgaagAAAATTTCAAAGAACATAACAACTTAAATCCC AAACAAAAACTTGCATTGGCCAAGCAATTAAATCTTCGTCCTCGACAAGTGGAAGTAGTATGTCTTCATTTTCATGGTGGTTGGGTttaa